From Nomascus leucogenys isolate Asia chromosome 23, Asia_NLE_v1, whole genome shotgun sequence:
CCCAACTGTGGAGCCCCATCAATAGACTAACCCCCAACACCAGGGTTCTCGTGTCAAGGGAAGCCTCCCGCAGGAAGACATGCCCCAGTGAAGAGGCAGTGGCCTAGAGTGGGGCACAGGGAGGGCACCCTCCTCGGGACCTCCCAGACAACAGGCCATTTGGGGACACTGTACTGACAGACCCCTGGCCCTCAGTTGATTCTAAGATGCTGTGGCTTCTCCAGGCAGCACAGCTCTGATTCTTGAGGCCTGTGCATGGTTGTGTGGCTGCGGCACCTTTGCCTTCCTGTGACCAGAGGGCTCTCTAGCTGCAGCAccaaggtctctgacatggccctGGCATCACCTAAAGGCCAcaggtttttcctttcttttggaacAGACGGTGGTCTTCCCAGTTCCTTTCAGAGTTCTGGTACAACAGCCTGCTTCTCTCCTTGCTGGCCCATCAGTGCCCTCTCCTGTGGGGCTCTTGTCCCTGTGCCCCGCCTGCTCCTGGGTGCTGGCTCCACTGTGTTGCCTGCCCAGCCTCTCGTGGGCATCTCACCTGGGCTGACTCAACTCCGAGGCCAACACCAGGCCAGGTGCTCCTCCCTGCTTCATCCCAATCCCACACCAAGGTGCTGGCCTTGCCTGGGCCCCATGCCATGCACCCTGGGCCGCCTCTGCagggctccagctccagcctcttAGTCCTAGCAGTAGAGATGGTGTCAGGTGGTTTCTGTGTGCCTCAGCTCCTGGCAGGCCCTCAAACCATGGCCATGGTGTATTCTCCTTCCTAGCACCACTCCTGGCACAGTACCACACAGCAACGCACACAGCCCTCTGAGCCTGCATGGCACCCTCCAGGGCTGACAGTGCACCTGAGGCTCACCTCCCAGGGCTGATGCAGCAGCAGAGCCCTGGTTGGCAGGAATGCTACCCAGTAAGTGGACTACAGCAGCCCTTGCCAGGGAGGAGATGTGAGGAATGCCAAGCCCTGCAGACAGAGGCTTCTCACCCCCATGCCCTGGGGCCCTACATGGACAGTGGGCCAGGAGCTCAAATAGCTGCTGAAACAGACACTCATTTATTTCCCCGGAAGGAGGCAGAATGGGGTCCTTGGGGAGTCTCTGTCCCAGCCCAGACAGGCAGATCTCACTTCCAGAAGAGCACATTCCAGAAAAGCAGCCAGCAGGGGTAGAGACCCAGGGACATCAGTGGGAAGAGCAGGGCACCATAGGTGTGGTGCTCCAGCACACCCTGGGCCAGCGCTGCCAGGAAGAGCTGCCAGCCCTCGGCCAGTGACAGTGGCGCCTCCTGCAGCTCCCGCCACAGGAACAGGCTGCCAAGGAGCGTGGCTGCTGGGCTCGTCAGCACCAGCAGGGCAGCATAGAGGGTCCTGGGTGGAGAAGCAACATCAAGGTAGGCTCCATGGTGGGGGCATGGGCACCAGGTTGGGGGAAAGGGCTATTGAATGAGGGTGTGGTGTGTGACGAGGGCACAGGCATTGGGGGAAGTGGGGCTGATCCATACATACCGGGGCCCATGAGGCTTGGCAAGCGCAGCGGCAGGCACCATGGTGGTGGCCAGCAGGAAGCCCAGGGAGAAGTTGGTGAGGGCGATGCAGCCCAGCTGCAGTGCTAGGTAGATCAGGGCTACCAGCTTCAGTGCCATCCAGCCCCTGTCTGGGGCCTGTGTGCTTACCACCCTGCAAGACAAAGGGCTCAGAGGCAACCCACAAGCTGTCTGCATGTCCAGGGGACCTCTACCCCTGCCCCCCACAACCAGCCGAGCCTCTCACCGGTGGGTATtgtggggcagggccaggccagctGCATAAATCGCCAGCAGTGTCAGCaccacagcctcagcctctgccACTGGGAAGTGCTGGGTGGCAACGTGTTGGCCCAGCACTGGCAGGACATAGAGGGCCAGTCCCATGGCCTGCGAGATCAGCAGAGGTGCCACGAGCGAGGCCAGCCCCACACCCTGCAGGGCACACAGGCTCTTGGAGATGGGCCCTGGGGCCAGGGGATCCCCAAAAACCACCACCATCCCACTAGCTGAGGCTAAGTTGCAACACTAAACACCAATCAAACCCTGGAAGCCCATTCCAACAACAGAAGGGCATGCCATCACCTGTGATGGGGGAAGGGGGACACTGGGGCCAGGGGTCCCCCCGGGCTCCTCAAGGCCCATTCCGGCCTCATGCAGCTGCATCCACAGTTCCAGAGCGTAGCCCAATCAAGGACCCCAACAAGAGGTGTAACGGGATCTGCCCAGAGGGGGACCCAGGGCTCACCCCCGTACCCCACCCCTTCTCAGGATGGAAGACTCTCCCCAGCCTAGAGTTGAGGAGACTGGAGGCTGATCACAAGTAGATGGCAAGGGGCAGAGGATATCTTGAGACCAAGGACCAGGAGCAAGAAGCCGACAGCGGGCATGTAGAGGCCGATGGAGACGAAGCGGGAGAGGCCGGGGAGCAGGTAGAGGAAGAAGGACTGGTGCAGGCGCTCCAGGAGGTGGTTGAGCTTGCGGCACATGCCCTCCAAAGCCCTGTCAGTATGGGGCAGGTTCACAGCTGGCCAGAGCCACCAGGCCATCCCCCACTCCGCTCCAGCTAGACCCCATCCTGGGCATGGAAAGGGGGGGACCAGAGACTACTTACTTGCCCACTGCCACCAGGTCATACTTGTACTGGCGGAAGCTATTGATGCCACGCAGGGTTAGGGCCTCCACACGGTAGCGCAGGAAGAGGCCGTGGGAGCCGTGGGGGCGGCCGGAGGCCTGCCGCAGAACCATGAGCAGCAGTGTCTGCAGGCCCTGCAGCGGTCCGTCCAATGATGTCCAGTCCTGGGGCTGCAGCTTTAGAGGTGCAGGACAGGATGAGACAGCCCCTCCCACAGACCCTGTGCCCTTCAGCcctcaggcaggcaggcagccccACCTTGCCCTGAAGCGTGCATAACAAGCCCCCTTTCTGGCAGAAGGTCTGGAAGAGATTGAGTAGGTCAAGGTTGGGCAGCTGCCCGTTGAGCCCCTCCACAGCCACATCGAGGCTGGTGACCACATCACTGCTCAGCTCCAGGGCGATGGCCGCCTGAATGGCCCCAGCTCGGCCCTGCAGGGGGGACGACTGCATGCCTGTAGGAGCAAGTGAATGAGCGCTAATGGGGGATCTGATGAGGACAGTGACCCTGAGAGGGGGACCAGGGCAGGCAGGACAAGAGAACCTACCGGTGACATTGACATCGTGGTAGGCTTCAAGCCAAGCCTCAGTGCCCAGAAGGTCATGTTCTGTTATCAGGAAGATGATATCTTTGGCCCAATAAATCTgccctggaggccagaagcaggATCAGCAGGGTCTGGGGCACTGACCAAACCCCTCCATGGCCAGCAGCCCTGAGACTCACCCCGGAAGTGGGCAGCCAGTGCCAGCAGCAGCCCCACAGCCTGGCTGTTGGTAGAGTCAGAGCCACAGGGCACGGTGAGCACAAGCGACTCGGTGCTGGCAGCACGCGGGGCCCGCAGGATGCCGTACACGTTGGTGCCTGACACCATCTGTATGCAGTATCGGTGGGAGGAGCCTCAGTGTAACTTTGTGGTAGGGGGCTGAAGGCCCCCCCCCACTTTCCTAGCCCTCCAATGCCCACCAGGGATTTCCCTCCCACTGAGCTTCCTGGCCCCATGACACCCTCCCAAGGTGATACCCAGCCCAGACCCCTCCCTCCAAGGTGCTTTCTGGGCCCAGGCACACCCCACTCCCCCAGTACATAGCGCTCGTGGGTCTCATCTGGGAAGGGCAGTTTCCGGGAGAAACTCTGCGTGTAGACCTCCAGCCCTACTGACCGCATCGTCCGTTCAAGCCAGGCCACTGGCAGAGCCCTGCAGACACGAAGGGAGCCTCTGAGCAGAGCTCCCCGGCCTTAGCCACCTCTGCTCGCCCCATACGCCCTGCTCTGCCGCTCACCCCGACTTCTTGCGGTGGGCAGCGAAGTCCCGGGCAAAAGCCCGGGCACGGTCTCCGCCCGCAAACTGCTCCTCCACCATGGTGGAGCCCATGGCGTTCTCCGACATGTAAGTGCGCTGGGTCAGCGGCGGGAAAACCAGCGCCAAGAACCAGGCGATGCCCGCCACGTAGCTCAGCACGCTGTGAGAGAGGACGGAGGGGCACCGGAGCGTCAGCGGGTCCTGAGACGCCGACCCGAGGCCACAACCTCCGCACCCGGGGTCGATCGCGCGGGTCTAAGAGACCTAAACCCGGAGTCCTACATCGAGACGCCGAACCCAAGGGCTAAGCCTGGGCCTGATACCCTCAGTGCTTCCAGAGAGCAGGAGCGGAAGGGCGCGAGCAGCCGGAGGGGCGCGAGCAGCTGGAGCGGCCCCGGCCCTCGACGGGGACCGCGCATGGGGCCGCCGGCAGCGCGAGTCCAGGGCCCTCGGGTCCCCGCCTCCCGGGGCCCTGTCCTCACCACAGCGGCGCGTTGAGGCGCAGAACGAGGCGGGCGAGCGCGCGCCGGCGAACCGGGTCCGACAGGAGGCCCATGGCGGGGCAGGGCGGCGCGGCTACGGACCCTCTCCCACCTCCGGACCCTCTCCCGCCTCCAACCACCGCCGCGGTGCCCGCAGGCTGCTCCTGTCAGACCCGGGGACCCACGCTCGCTCGCACTTCCGGTCCCAGAGACGCTCGCGAAGGCGCGCATGCCCAGAGCAGAGGGCGCGCCCCTAACACCTTGTACTGCCGGCGCGCAAGCCCAGAGCAGCGGCCGGCTGCAGGGTGGGCGGTGCTGGTGAGGCCGGCAGGACCTGAACGGGTTTGGGAGTCCGCTAGGCGCTGCCCCCAGGAGAGTCGGACCCGCAGTGCACCGCCCCGGAGGGAGCTAGGTAGCCCTACAGCCGGAGGACAGCAGAGATGCCCGACAGCAGGCCGAGCTGGTCGGGGGCAGCGAGATAGCGCCGGCTGGAAGGCCCGCAGGAGTCAGAGGTGATGAGCCGGGCAGGTGTGTGGGAAGCCGGCGGCGGTCAGAGAATGGATGCCACGCGAGACTGCCAATGACTCAGGACGTCCCAGTGGAGTCACAGAGTGAGCCCAGCACCGAGGTTTTCAGTCAGATGACTGCAGAGAAGATGCTGATGGCACTACTGGCCAAAACGGGCTTCACTGGAGCTGGGGTGTGTGCATTATAAAGTGGGGGAGCATACTGTTACTGTCCAGGCCAGGAGATCCTTGGAATATTAGGGGAGAAGCAGTCCCAGGGTCCAGACTGCAGGAGCTGGTAGTCGGGGCTCAGGCAGGTAGGTCTGTGGGCCAGAGGTGAATGGAGAGTTTGCTCAAGAGGgtgcactttgggaaggtgaggtgggcggatcctttgagatcagcctggacaacaaaatgagacccagtctctacacaaaaaaaatttcttttaaaattagccaggtgagtggggcatgcctgtagtctcagctcaggaggctaaagtgggaggatcacttgagcctgggagatccagactgcagtgagccgtgatcacaccactgcactccagcctgagcagagcaagaccatgtctcaacaaacaaaatcGTGGTGGGCAGAGAGAAGGGTCAAAGCTGAAGACTCCATGTGAgaacaggtattttttttttttttttttttgagacagagtcttgctctgtcacccaggctggagtgcagtggtgcaatcttggctcactgcgaccttcaactcctggttcaagtgattctcctgccccagcctccctagtagctgggattacaggtgcctgccaccacactagtttttgtatctttagtagagatggggtttcaccacgttggccaggctgatctcgaactcctgacctcaagtgatccatgagaacaggtaatttttgtacttttatttttttttagatggagtcttgctctgtcacccaggctggagtgcagtggcacgatctcggctcactgcaacctccgcctcccaggttcaagagattctcctgcctcagcctcctgagtagctcggattacaggcatgtgccaccacccccagctaatgttgtatttttagtagagacggtgtttcgccatgttggccaggctggtctcaaactcctgacctgaagcaatccgcctgcctcagcctcccaaagctctgggattacaggcgtgagccaccatggctggctgttGTACTGTTAGAGCCCAAGGTAAGCAGTAGGAAAAGCCCAAGGGGCTCCAAGCCATAGTCCAAAGGCTGTGGGACATGGCCCCCACATCTCTAGGGTGGGTACCCAGAGCTGGCCGAGTTCTTCCTCGGCCCTTTGCTCAGGGCCCCCGATCTGCTGGAATAAGGGTAACAGATTCCTCAGTCTAATGGCCTGGCTCATCTTGCCAGGCCCTGTCTCCTGCTCAGCTGCCTTGAGTCCTTACTGGGACATGCTGCTTTTTCCACCCAGGGCCTCCCCCACAGCAACCCCCTAATCCACTGTTCTCTTCAGGGTTTGAATCAGGCTACACAGAGATAGGCAGTTCATGTGTGGGCGAGGGTCCCTGATCATCCCCAGGAGCCAGCACCAGACCAGGCTCTGCCAGGCTTCACATGGCTCTGAAGTGCTGTTGGGTGATAACGTACAGTGAGGGGTGTGTGGGCAGAGGAGGGTTTTATTCTGGACATGGGTGGCTGGGTGGTCAGTCCCCCAGCAAGATAGAGGCCTCACGCACATGCTGCCGGACCACTCGGTCCAAGAGGGTGTGCACATCTcgagcagcctgggcagcagcctCCAACACCCGCTCCAGGTGGTCCTCGTGCAGCCGGGCATCCATCTCAAGCAGCGCAATCTGTCC
This genomic window contains:
- the GPAA1 gene encoding glycosylphosphatidylinositol anchor attachment 1 protein isoform X1; translation: MGLLSDPVRRRALARLVLRLNAPLCVLSYVAGIAWFLALVFPPLTQRTYMSENAMGSTMVEEQFAGGDRARAFARDFAAHRKKSGALPVAWLERTMRSVGLEVYTQSFSRKLPFPDETHERYMVSGTNVYGILRAPRAASTESLVLTVPCGSDSTNSQAVGLLLALAAHFRGQIYWAKDIIFLITEHDLLGTEAWLEAYHDVNVTGMQSSPLQGRAGAIQAAIALELSSDVVTSLDVAVEGLNGQLPNLDLLNLFQTFCQKGGLLCTLQGKLQPQDWTSLDGPLQGLQTLLLMVLRQASGRPHGSHGLFLRYRVEALTLRGINSFRQYKYDLVAVGKALEGMCRKLNHLLERLHQSFFLYLLPGLSRFVSIGLYMPAVGFLLLVLGLKALELWMQLHEAGMGLEEPGGTPGPSVPLPPSQGVGLASLVAPLLISQAMGLALYVLPVLGQHVATQHFPVAEAEAVVLTLLAIYAAGLALPHNTHRPLSCRVVSTQAPDRGWMALKLVALIYLALQLGCIALTNFSLGFLLATTMVPAAALAKPHGPRTLYAALLVLTSPAATLLGSLFLWRELQEAPLSLAEGWQLFLAALAQGVLEHHTYGALLFPLMSLGLYPCWLLFWNVLFWK
- the GPAA1 gene encoding glycosylphosphatidylinositol anchor attachment 1 protein isoform X2 encodes the protein MGLLSDPVRRRALARLVLRLNAPLCVLSYVAGIAWFLALVFPPLTQRTYMSENAMGSTMVEEQFAGGDRARAFARDFAAHRKKSGALPVAWLERTMRSVGLEVYTQSFSRKLPFPDETHERYMVSGTNVYGILRAPRAASTESLVLTVPCGSDSTNSQAVGLLLALAAHFRGQIYWAKDIIFLITEHDLLGTEAWLEAYHDVNVTGMQSSPLQGRAGAIQAAIALELSSDVVTSLDVAVEGLNGQLPNLDLLNLFQTFCQKGGLLCTLQGKLQPQDWTSLDGPLQGLQTLLLMVLRQASGRPHGSHGLFLRYRVEALTLRGINSFRQYKYDLVAVGKALEGMCRKLNHLLERLHQSFFLYLLPGLSRFVSIGLYMPAVGFLLLVLGLKALELWMQLHEAGMGLEEPGGTPGPSVPLPPSQGVGLASLVAPLLISQAMGLALYVLPVLGQHVATQHFPVAEAEAVVLTLLAIYAAGLALPHNTHRVVSTQAPDRGWMALKLVALIYLALQLGCIALTNFSLGFLLATTMVPAAALAKPHGPRTLYAALLVLTSPAATLLGSLFLWRELQEAPLSLAEGWQLFLAALAQGVLEHHTYGALLFPLMSLGLYPCWLLFWNVLFWK